The Kitasatospora albolonga nucleotide sequence TGCTCTCCCATGCGTGCAGAGCCTACTGGCACAGCTGTACGCCTCCGCCTCAGCGGTCGCGGTTGAAGCGGGTGGTCACCCAGAGCAGGAACATCAGCGCGAAGAAAGTCAGACCGCCGATGAGGTAGGGGTTGAGGCTTTCGTGGTTGCCACCGCCCTCGCCCCCGGAGGCGAGGGTGACCAGCTGGTGTGCGGTGCTCGTGAGGCTCATCTTCGGCAGGACCTATCGATCGTGAGGCGGAAGGAAGACGTCGGGCACATCGTATGCGGGGCCCCCGGGCACGCTCACGCCGACTCAGTCGTTGTCATCGGTGTTGCGGTAGCCGCGCAGCAGGAACCAGGCGAGCACCACCGCTCCGACGATCGAGACCAGCAGCACGATCCGGAGGGTGTCCCCCGGTCCCTGTTCCGCGGCAGCGGCAGCAAGGGTGACGGCGATGTGCGGCATTTCGGGCGCTCCTCAAAGTTATCCACAGCCCCCCGCACACCGTAGCGCCAGCGCATACGCTGGGTTTCGTCCGGGGGGCGAGCAACGTCTCGTACGAACAGGGGGCCATCCATGACCGACAGCAGTCACGAGAACGTGCCGAGCAGGGCGCGCAGGCGATTCCCCGGGATCTCGTCCCGGGCCTACGAGCACCCGGCGGACCGCTCGGCCCTGGTGGCCCTGCGCAGGCTCACCGGTTTCGACACCGTGTTCAAGGCGCTCAGCGGGCTGCTCCCCGAGCGCAGCCTGCGGCTGCTCTTCCTCTCCGACTCCGTGCGGGTGAGCGAGGCGCAGTTCGCGCACCTCCACGACATGCTGCGCGACGCGTGTTACATCCTGGACCTGGAGAAGGTCCCGCCGATGTACGTGAAGCAGGACCCGCAGCCCAACGCCATGTGCATCGGGCTCGACGAGCCGATCATCGTGGTGACCACCGGCCTGGTCGAGCTGCTCGACGAGGAGGAGATGCGGGCGGTGGTGGGCCACGAGGTGGGCCACGCGCTCTCCGGTCACTCGGTGTACCGGACGATACTGCTCTTCCTCACCAACCTGGCCGTGAAGGTCGCCTGGATTCCGCTGGGGAACGTGGCGATCATGGCGATAGTGACGGCGCTGCGCGAGTGGTTCCGCAAGTCGGAGCTCTCCGCCGACCGGGCCGGACTCCTGGTGGGCCAGGACATCCAGGCGTCGATGCGCGGTCTGATGAAGATCGCCGGTGGCAACCACCTCCACGAGATGAACGTGGACGCCTTCCTGGCCCAGGCCGACGAGTACGAGAAGGGCGGGGACCTGCGGGACTCGGTCCTCAAGATCCTCAATGTGCTGCCCCGGACGCATCCCTTCACCACGGTGCGGGCCGCCGAGCTGAAGAAGTGGTCGGAGACCCGGGACTACCAGCGGATCATGGACGGCCACTACCCCCGGCGCGACGAGGACAAGGACACCTCGGTGTCCGACTCATTCCGGGAGTCCGCCTCGCACTACGCCGACACCGTGCGCACGAGCAAGGACCCGCTGATGAAGCTGGTCGGGGACATCGCCGGGGGCGCCGGGGACCTGGGCGGCAAGCTGCGCGACAAGTTCACCGGTGGCGGTGGCGGGGGCGCGAAGGGCGGTGCGGGCGGTTCCGCTACGGACGGGGGCGGAACTCCCGGAGGGCCTGAGGGTCCTGAGGAGTCCGGGGAGGGGCCCCGGAAGGCGTAGCGCCCAGCGGTGCCAGGGTGCCGCAGAGTGCCGCCGCGGGCCGGCCCGAGGCGTACGGGTCGGTGGCCGCGGGACCCCGGTCGTCGGCCCGCTCCCCCGCCAGGAGCGGGCGCAGCGTCCCCGTGGCACCGGCCGAGCAGGACTGCGGTCCGGCCTGTACGTGGGCGGTGCGCAGCTCCAGCCGGTGCAGCCGCAGGTCCTCCCGGTCGAAGCGGAAGTGCAGCTCGCGGCGGACGGTGAAGAGGGACGCGCCGTCCTCCTTGCGGGGGCCGTCCGCCGGGCGCAGGGCGTAGGTGAAGGTGTGGTCCGAGACGACCTCCAGGGTGCCCGCGCCGTCCTCCGCGTACGAGAGGGTGCCCTGCACCCGGATCTGCGGGTCCGCGAGCTCGACCTGGGCCGGGTCGAAGCGGACCAGCCAGCCGGTGGCGGCGTGGAGCCCGTCGTCGGCGGGGCTGCTCAGGGACCGTTCGAACTGGCCCCGCTGGTCCGGGTCCAGGAGCTGTTCGACGGGGCGGCGGACCTGGCCGGTGAGGACGTCGGGGTTGAGCGAGGACTCCACCAGGTAGTCCTTGACGGTGGCGAGGGCGGTGGTGATCTGACTGTCGGAGAAGTTCTGTGTGCGCCGTACGGAGGGGAAGTTGATGCCCTCCGCACCGATCCGGAAGCCGGAGAGCGGGGCGGCCCGGTAGAGCCGCTCGGGTGATCCGGCGGGGACGGCCGCGCGGGGGGCGAGGGGCACCACGGTGGTCCGCAGCGGCTCGGCCCGCCGGGGCACGGGCTGC carries:
- a CDS encoding peptidase M48; its protein translation is MTDSSHENVPSRARRRFPGISSRAYEHPADRSALVALRRLTGFDTVFKALSGLLPERSLRLLFLSDSVRVSEAQFAHLHDMLRDACYILDLEKVPPMYVKQDPQPNAMCIGLDEPIIVVTTGLVELLDEEEMRAVVGHEVGHALSGHSVYRTILLFLTNLAVKVAWIPLGNVAIMAIVTALREWFRKSELSADRAGLLVGQDIQASMRGLMKIAGGNHLHEMNVDAFLAQADEYEKGGDLRDSVLKILNVLPRTHPFTTVRAAELKKWSETRDYQRIMDGHYPRRDEDKDTSVSDSFRESASHYADTVRTSKDPLMKLVGDIAGGAGDLGGKLRDKFTGGGGGGAKGGAGGSATDGGGTPGGPEGPEESGEGPRKA